A window of the Pedobacter frigiditerrae genome harbors these coding sequences:
- a CDS encoding CCC motif membrane protein, producing the protein MSEEQLEPQETPQPIQPPTPPQNNPFPQGGGFNGMQQNLPNATISLILGILSIPGCCCYGILGLILGIVAWVLGAGEVKKFNLNPNAYTASSLKNAKAGKVCGIIGTVLGSIYLLIIIVMIAMFGFAAIQDPNFAKEFVENMK; encoded by the coding sequence ATGTCTGAAGAACAATTAGAACCACAAGAAACACCACAGCCAATTCAACCACCAACACCGCCACAAAATAATCCATTTCCACAGGGCGGAGGATTTAACGGAATGCAACAGAATTTGCCAAATGCCACTATTTCACTGATTTTAGGAATTTTATCAATTCCCGGTTGCTGCTGCTACGGTATTTTGGGTTTAATTTTGGGTATTGTTGCATGGGTATTAGGAGCGGGTGAAGTGAAGAAATTCAACTTAAATCCAAATGCTTATACAGCTTCATCATTAAAAAATGCAAAAGCAGGTAAAGTATGTGGTATCATTGGAACTGTTTTAGGTTCAATATATCTATTAATAATTATTGTTATGATTGCAATGTTTGGTTTCGCTGCTATTCAAGACCCTAATTTTGCTAAAGAGTTTGTAGAAAACATGAAATAA
- a CDS encoding 1-acyl-sn-glycerol-3-phosphate acyltransferase: MIIKPKPFSPKMILFLGRILTWFMGWKFNKLKIHDAEVLKDHSYVYMCNHFGFWDGFFACYFCLKSIYKQEPNLKGFYMMSLEAQMKKNMWLRRIGCFSIAPGTKSVSESLDYAAEILNEPGHLFVLFPQGDLESCHVDYINVKPGIAEILKRVKGSCQLIWSSNMIEYFESLKPSVTFHGLNCGTNHDFNLEKLTKEINEHHKASIKKQFRFKNRV, encoded by the coding sequence ATGATAATTAAGCCAAAACCATTTAGTCCGAAAATGATACTTTTTTTGGGTAGAATTTTAACCTGGTTCATGGGCTGGAAATTTAATAAGTTAAAAATTCATGATGCAGAAGTACTAAAAGATCATTCTTATGTGTATATGTGCAACCATTTTGGGTTTTGGGATGGGTTTTTTGCCTGTTATTTTTGCTTAAAATCAATTTATAAGCAAGAACCTAATTTAAAAGGGTTTTACATGATGTCTTTAGAAGCGCAAATGAAAAAAAATATGTGGTTGAGGCGAATTGGTTGTTTTTCTATTGCTCCAGGCACAAAATCGGTAAGTGAGAGTTTAGACTATGCTGCTGAAATTTTAAATGAGCCTGGGCATTTATTTGTTTTGTTTCCGCAGGGCGATTTAGAATCTTGTCACGTAGATTATATTAATGTTAAACCAGGCATTGCTGAAATTTTGAAGCGAGTAAAAGGTAGCTGTCAGTTGATTTGGAGCTCAAATATGATAGAATATTTTGAGAGCTTAAAACCATCAGTTACTTTTCATGGATTAAACTGTGGAACTAACCACGATTTTAATTTGGAGAAATTAACTAAGGAGATTAATGAGCATCACAAAGCTTCCATTAAAAAACAGTTTAGATTTAAGAATAGAGTTTAA
- a CDS encoding pyridoxine 5'-phosphate synthase yields the protein MTKLSVNINKIATLRNSRGGNNPDLVKVALDCERFGAQGITVHPRPDERHIRYQDTFDLKAVIATEFNIEGNCKEQKFIDLVLANKPAQVTLVPDVLGQITSNHGWDTIKEKAYLKEIVTLFQNAGIRVSIFVDPVIEMVEGALATGTDRIELYTEAYASEFHQNAATAIAPYVAAAKKANELGLGINAGHDLDLDNLKYFAQNIPNLLEVSIGHALISDSLYFGLENTIQLYLKQLV from the coding sequence ATGACAAAATTATCAGTCAACATTAATAAAATTGCGACTTTGCGTAATAGCAGAGGCGGTAACAATCCTGATTTAGTTAAGGTAGCTTTAGATTGCGAGCGTTTTGGCGCACAAGGAATTACCGTACATCCACGTCCAGATGAAAGACATATACGCTACCAAGATACTTTCGATTTAAAAGCCGTTATTGCAACTGAATTTAATATCGAGGGTAATTGCAAAGAGCAAAAATTCATCGACCTTGTTTTAGCTAATAAACCAGCACAAGTAACATTGGTGCCTGACGTTTTGGGCCAAATCACTTCAAATCATGGTTGGGATACCATCAAGGAAAAAGCTTATTTGAAAGAAATTGTTACATTATTTCAAAATGCAGGTATTCGTGTTTCAATTTTTGTAGACCCAGTTATCGAAATGGTTGAAGGCGCTTTAGCAACTGGCACAGACAGAATCGAATTATATACAGAAGCTTACGCAAGCGAGTTTCATCAAAATGCAGCCACTGCTATTGCTCCTTATGTAGCGGCAGCGAAAAAAGCAAATGAACTAGGTTTAGGCATTAATGCTGGTCACGATTTAGATTTAGACAACCTTAAATATTTTGCTCAAAACATTCCAAACCTTTTAGAAGTATCCATCGGCCATGCCTTAATAAGCGATTCATTATACTTCGGATTGGAAAACACCATTCAACTTTATTTAAAACAACTAGTTTAA
- the ahcY gene encoding adenosylhomocysteinase, whose protein sequence is MSSVETTYIPYKVKDISLAEWGRKEIGLAEAEMPGLMSLRKEFGPSKPLAGARIAGCLHMTIQTAVLIETLVELGAEVTWSSCNIFSTQDHAAAAIAAAGIQVYAWKGLNEVDFDWCIEQTLHFGPDRKPLNMILDDGGDLTNMVFDKYPELIAAIKGLSEETTTGVHRLYERMKNGTLHLPAINVNDSVTKSKFDNKYGCRESLVDAIRRATDVMMAGKVAVVCGYGDVGKGSAESLSSQGVRVIVTEIDPICALQAAMEGYEVKRLDTAIKEADIVVTTTGNCDIVREKHFRALKDKAIVCNIGHFDNEIDMAWLNGAYGDTKVEIKPQVDKYTIDGKDVIVLAEGRLVNLGCATGHPSFVMSNSFTNQTLAQLELWTNPGKYENKVYVLPKHLDEKVARLHLEKIGVELDVLDQHQADYIGVAVEGPFKPDTYRY, encoded by the coding sequence ATGTCATCAGTAGAGACAACGTACATCCCTTACAAAGTTAAGGACATTTCACTGGCAGAATGGGGCCGTAAAGAAATCGGATTAGCAGAGGCAGAAATGCCAGGCTTGATGAGTTTACGTAAAGAATTCGGACCATCTAAACCTTTAGCAGGCGCTCGTATTGCGGGTTGTTTGCACATGACCATTCAAACTGCAGTTTTAATTGAAACTTTAGTAGAATTAGGTGCAGAAGTTACTTGGTCATCATGTAACATTTTCTCAACTCAAGACCACGCTGCTGCTGCAATCGCTGCTGCTGGCATTCAAGTTTATGCTTGGAAAGGTTTAAACGAAGTTGATTTTGATTGGTGTATTGAACAAACTTTACACTTCGGTCCAGACCGTAAACCATTAAACATGATTTTAGATGATGGTGGCGATTTAACCAATATGGTTTTCGATAAATACCCAGAGCTTATTGCAGCTATTAAAGGTTTATCTGAAGAAACTACAACAGGTGTTCACCGTTTATATGAAAGAATGAAAAACGGAACATTGCACTTACCTGCAATCAACGTTAACGATTCTGTAACTAAATCTAAATTCGATAACAAATACGGATGTCGCGAATCATTAGTAGACGCAATTCGTCGTGCTACTGACGTAATGATGGCTGGTAAAGTAGCTGTTGTTTGCGGTTATGGCGATGTGGGTAAAGGTTCTGCTGAGTCTTTAAGCTCACAAGGCGTACGTGTTATCGTTACTGAAATTGACCCGATTTGTGCTTTACAAGCTGCAATGGAAGGTTACGAAGTTAAACGTTTAGACACGGCAATTAAAGAAGCAGATATCGTTGTAACTACAACTGGTAACTGTGATATCGTTCGTGAAAAACACTTCAGAGCATTAAAAGACAAAGCTATCGTTTGTAACATCGGTCACTTCGATAATGAAATTGACATGGCTTGGCTAAATGGTGCTTATGGCGATACTAAAGTGGAAATTAAACCACAAGTTGACAAATACACAATCGATGGTAAAGACGTAATCGTTTTGGCTGAAGGTCGTTTGGTTAACTTAGGTTGCGCAACTGGTCACCCAAGTTTTGTAATGAGTAACTCGTTTACTAACCAAACTTTAGCTCAATTAGAATTGTGGACTAACCCAGGTAAATACGAAAACAAAGTTTATGTGTTGCCTAAACACCTAGACGAAAAAGTTGCTCGTTTACACTTAGAAAAAATCGGTGTAGAATTAGACGTTTTAGACCAACACCAAGCAGATTATATCGGTGTTGCAGTAGAAGGTCCTTTCAAACCAGATACTTATAGATACTAG
- a CDS encoding DUF6370 family protein gives MKALIVALCLTSFSFAANAQTTPQQKTTKLPTSLKDKVVEIACGECKFKMKGKSCDLAIRVDGQSYFVDGKSVDDFGDAHDEKHGFCNVIGKATVTGEIVNNRFKAKAITLLPEKK, from the coding sequence ATGAAAGCTTTAATTGTTGCCTTATGTCTAACCTCATTTAGTTTTGCAGCAAATGCTCAAACTACACCTCAACAAAAAACAACTAAACTACCGACTTCACTTAAAGATAAAGTTGTAGAAATTGCTTGTGGAGAGTGCAAATTTAAAATGAAAGGTAAAAGTTGCGATTTAGCTATTCGTGTTGATGGACAATCTTACTTTGTTGATGGAAAAAGTGTAGATGATTTCGGAGATGCTCATGATGAGAAACATGGTTTTTGCAATGTAATTGGTAAAGCAACCGTAACTGGTGAAATTGTAAACAATCGTTTTAAAGCGAAAGCCATTACTTTATTGCCAGAAAAAAAATAA
- a CDS encoding DMT family transporter yields the protein MLKGIILVLFGACSFGILSTFVKLAYADGYSLSDVTGTQAFFGAILLWSGYFIQTKTGKKVYPKSKTHWFKLLAAGAFTGLVSMFYYQCVKLVPASLAIILLMQFVWISVLLELFIYKKKPSKMQILAIVVILFGTVLASGYIETNVNQINLEGIIFGMLAALCYAIFLMLNGKLGNDYPPLKKSALMITGACILIFIALPPTFLISGALSGSLLKWGIILAVFGTFIPPLCFAAGIPKIGLTLSSILSSAELPVAVMMSSLILHEEVNLIRWIGVIIILSALILPNLEMIKKPNIFKKKPLL from the coding sequence ATGCTCAAAGGTATAATCCTTGTTCTTTTTGGTGCCTGTAGTTTTGGCATCCTGTCTACATTTGTAAAACTAGCTTATGCCGATGGTTATTCGTTAAGCGATGTCACCGGAACCCAAGCATTTTTCGGCGCTATTTTATTATGGTCGGGATATTTTATCCAAACAAAAACTGGTAAAAAAGTTTATCCTAAATCTAAAACACATTGGTTTAAATTACTAGCAGCTGGTGCATTTACAGGCTTGGTAAGTATGTTTTACTATCAATGTGTAAAATTAGTTCCAGCATCTTTAGCTATTATTTTATTAATGCAATTTGTGTGGATTAGTGTTTTATTGGAACTTTTCATCTATAAAAAGAAACCCAGCAAAATGCAAATATTGGCTATCGTTGTTATACTCTTCGGAACGGTTTTGGCGAGCGGCTACATCGAAACAAATGTTAACCAAATCAACCTAGAGGGAATAATTTTCGGAATGTTGGCGGCACTTTGTTATGCGATATTCTTGATGTTAAACGGCAAGTTAGGCAATGACTATCCACCATTAAAAAAGAGTGCTTTGATGATTACTGGCGCTTGCATTTTAATATTCATCGCTTTACCACCTACATTTTTAATTAGTGGAGCCTTGAGTGGAAGTTTATTAAAATGGGGAATTATCCTAGCTGTTTTTGGCACTTTTATTCCTCCACTTTGTTTTGCAGCAGGCATACCAAAAATTGGTTTAACCTTAAGTTCTATTTTAAGTTCTGCAGAGCTTCCAGTTGCCGTAATGATGAGCAGTTTAATTTTACACGAAGAAGTAAACTTAATCAGGTGGATTGGCGTTATCATTATATTAAGCGCACTAATTCTTCCAAATTTGGAAATGATAAAAAAGCCAAATATCTTTAAGAAAAAACCTTTGCTATGA
- a CDS encoding DUF2752 domain-containing protein, with amino-acid sequence MMVSEGKGFIHWLQNHLLACPMKQTFGFDCPGCGLQRSFIALIQGDLIGSFKLYPATIPFLFVIIFSIVHLKADFKSGAQIIKIAVGFVAIIILINYIYKIFTHQLI; translated from the coding sequence ATGATGGTTAGCGAGGGTAAAGGCTTTATTCATTGGTTGCAAAATCATTTGTTGGCTTGCCCGATGAAACAAACATTTGGCTTTGATTGCCCTGGTTGTGGTTTACAACGTTCCTTTATTGCCTTAATTCAAGGAGATTTGATAGGTTCATTTAAACTTTACCCTGCAACAATCCCCTTTTTATTTGTAATTATCTTTTCCATAGTTCATTTAAAGGCAGATTTTAAGTCTGGTGCACAAATTATAAAAATAGCAGTCGGATTTGTAGCAATCATTATCCTAATCAATTATATTTATAAAATATTTACACATCAATTAATTTAA
- a CDS encoding alpha/beta hydrolase → MTDHYFNHSLVRLHYYKFGNGPKAMLCFHGFGMHGKQFSILKEKFGNDYTFYGFDLFFHKETKLQNQSIEHLKKGISKTEFCKLIIDFCDAHQIDRFSVMSYSLGTYYATVLAEFEAKRIDKLFILAPAFLKTLPIIKVFAKNKFANLFFRKLFLSEHGISIALNLFRRIRIFDLKSYHILQKEMATAELRYAFYANVTYLRHLETKPSDLIKALNLNQVKCYFVFGERDKMYPQHLADEIIPQLNFGSKIILDEDHDMVNKNLPSKIYSLIYDN, encoded by the coding sequence ATGACCGACCATTACTTTAATCATTCGCTTGTTAGATTACACTATTATAAATTTGGTAATGGGCCAAAGGCGATGTTATGTTTCCACGGTTTCGGTATGCACGGCAAGCAGTTTTCTATTTTAAAAGAAAAGTTTGGGAACGATTATACCTTTTATGGTTTCGACCTATTTTTTCATAAGGAAACTAAGTTGCAGAATCAGTCTATAGAACATTTAAAAAAAGGAATTTCAAAAACTGAATTTTGTAAGCTTATTATTGATTTTTGTGATGCTCATCAAATTGATAGGTTTTCTGTCATGAGTTATTCTTTAGGTACTTATTATGCTACGGTGCTTGCAGAGTTTGAAGCAAAAAGGATAGATAAGCTCTTTATATTAGCGCCTGCATTTTTAAAAACTTTGCCTATTATTAAAGTTTTCGCTAAAAACAAGTTTGCGAACTTATTTTTTAGGAAGCTTTTTTTAAGTGAGCATGGTATTAGCATAGCATTAAATTTATTCAGAAGAATCAGGATTTTTGATTTGAAAAGTTATCATATTTTGCAAAAGGAGATGGCAACTGCCGAATTGCGTTATGCATTTTATGCAAATGTTACTTATTTGCGCCATTTAGAAACTAAGCCAAGTGATTTAATCAAAGCGCTAAATCTTAACCAGGTAAAATGTTATTTTGTATTTGGAGAAAGGGATAAAATGTATCCACAGCATCTGGCTGATGAAATAATACCACAATTGAATTTTGGCAGCAAAATTATTTTAGACGAAGACCACGATATGGTGAATAAAAATCTTCCTTCAAAAATTTATAGTTTAATTTATGATAATTAA